ATTGGCACTTTGGAAGTACTAAAAAATGGAATTTAAATTTTGGGCCAAGCTTTGGTTTTCTTATGTCAGCCAAAGATAATAGTCAAGATATCAAAGATTTGGCAAACACTACTCAAATAGGTTTAAATTATGGAATTGGTTATAAAATTGCAGTATCTGATAAAATCAGTATTTTAATTGATTATCAAGGAATGACCGGACTTAGCGATGTTTCAAAAGATTCATCTACTAATATAAAAAATGCTTACGGCAGTTTTGATGTTGGTTGTGTGTTTAAATTATAATACAGTTTAAGATAGCTATAGAAACCACGTCATTGACGTGGTTTTTTTATTATAAATCATTTTGTTACTTTGCACTATGAACTGGAGTGGCTATATAAAAAGCTTTCAAACTTATTTAAAATTAGAACGTGGTTTGTCAACGAACACAGTTGCCAATTATACCTTTGATTTAGAGCGATTGTGTGATTTCTTAGTGCAGAATAACATTAATGTAGCTCCGGAAAAAATAAATGAAGCTACTATTGAACAGTTTATTTATGCCGTTTCCAAAGAAGTTAATGCCCGTTCGCAAGCCCGAATTATATCAGGATTAAAAAGCTTTTTTGCCTATTTGATTTTTGAAGATTATCGGGTTGATAATCCAATGGAGTTAATTGAGGCGCCCAAAATCGGAAGAAAACTACCGGATACCTTATCGGTTGCTGATATCGATAATCTTATTGGCGCTATCGATTTGTCTACTCCTGAGGGAGAACGTAACAGGGCTATGCTTGAAACGCTTTATAGTTGCGGTCTTCGTGTTTCTGAAATTGTAAGCCTGAAGATTTCTGATTTGTTTTTTGAGGAAGGTTTTATAAAAATTACCGGAAAAGGAAATAAGCAACGCTTTGTTCCGGTTGCTACTACCACACAAAAGTACATTGAAGTATATAAAAACAGCATTCGGTCTCATCTCGATATAGCCAAAGGTTTTGAAGATACTTTGTTTTTAAACCGACGAGGGAAACAGCTTACCAGAGCTATGATTTTTACTATAATCAAAACATTAGCGGTGAAAATAAATCTGAATAAAAATATTAGCCCTCATACACTAAGGCATTCTTTTGCTACGCATTTGTTGGAGAACGGAGCGGACTTGCGTTCAATTCAAATGATGTTGGGTCACGAATCGATTACCACTACAGAGATTTATGTTCACTTGGATAGAAAACATTTAACACAAATCATGCATACATTTCATCCTCGAAAAAAGTAATTTTAAGTATTTTTAATTACATTAGCATCGGTTTTAAACAAAAGAATAATCCCAAATCTCTTTTAAAATAATGAAGTTTAACGACGTTTTTGTAGTAGATGATGATAAGATTTATCATTTTCTTATCAAGAAATTACTAACCAGCAATAATATAAATTTAAATCTGTCTTTTTTTGAAAACGGGTTGGTGGCTATTGAGGGTATAAAGGATAAAATTGAAAAGGGTGACACACCACCGGATTTAATTTTGCTTGATATTAATATGCCGGTTCTTGATGGATGGCAGTTTTTGGAAGAGTATAAGCTTCTTAAAGATAAAATTGAAAAGGATATCATCATTTATATTATTAGCTCCTCAGACAATACGGTTGATAAAGACAGAGCTAAAGATTTTCAAGACGAGGTAAAGGATTACTACTTGAAACCGGTAACCATTGAAGCTATAAAATCAATTTTTTCCATATAAAAAGGCGACCATTTGGTCGCCTTTTTTATTTATTAAGATAGCTATTATTTAGCAATATTAACTGCTCTTGTTTCTCTAATTACTGTAATTTTAACTTGTCCCGGATAAGTCATTTCAGTTTGAATTTTTTGCGAAATTTCAAAGGAAAGATTAGCGGCATTTTCG
Above is a genomic segment from Flavobacterium phycosphaerae containing:
- the xerD gene encoding site-specific tyrosine recombinase XerD encodes the protein MNWSGYIKSFQTYLKLERGLSTNTVANYTFDLERLCDFLVQNNINVAPEKINEATIEQFIYAVSKEVNARSQARIISGLKSFFAYLIFEDYRVDNPMELIEAPKIGRKLPDTLSVADIDNLIGAIDLSTPEGERNRAMLETLYSCGLRVSEIVSLKISDLFFEEGFIKITGKGNKQRFVPVATTTQKYIEVYKNSIRSHLDIAKGFEDTLFLNRRGKQLTRAMIFTIIKTLAVKINLNKNISPHTLRHSFATHLLENGADLRSIQMMLGHESITTTEIYVHLDRKHLTQIMHTFHPRKK
- a CDS encoding response regulator — its product is MKFNDVFVVDDDKIYHFLIKKLLTSNNINLNLSFFENGLVAIEGIKDKIEKGDTPPDLILLDINMPVLDGWQFLEEYKLLKDKIEKDIIIYIISSSDNTVDKDRAKDFQDEVKDYYLKPVTIEAIKSIFSI